One Mya arenaria isolate MELC-2E11 chromosome 7, ASM2691426v1 genomic window carries:
- the LOC128241512 gene encoding putative keratin-associated protein 4-16, with protein MDKVQLAGLIVVACFTFGSFAQRNIFQTSCPMGCLSSTCYISTGCTGSCMAGWCKFYGGRNVGMVCTPRCSRGQICQNGFCTRDRTSTCTPRCRIGQVCKNGICTRDKTSTCIPRCRIGQVCKHGICTRDRTTCFPRCRSWQVCQRGFCRSATRTRS; from the exons ATGGATAAG gTACAGTTGGCCGGGTTGATCGTTGTAGCATGTTTCACATTCGGATCTTTTGCGCAACGGAACATATTCCAGACTT CATGTCCCATGGGATGCCTGTCGAGTACATGTTACATATCGACGGGATGCACCGGAAGTTGCATGGCTGGATGGTGCAAATTTTATGG TGGTAGAAACGTGGGTATGGTTTGTACTCCACGCTGTAGCAGAGGACAGATCTGCCAGAACGGCTTCTGTACGCGGGATAGAACGTCTACGTGTACACCACGGTGTAGGATAGGACAGGTCTGCAAGAACGGCATCTGTACACGGGACAAAACGTCAACATGTATACCACGATGTAGGATAGGGCAGGTCTGCAAACACGGCATCTGTACGCGGGACAGAACGACATGTTTTCCACGCTGCAGAAGTTGGCAGGTCTGCCAGAGAGGATTTTGCCGGAGCGCCACCAGGACAAGATCGTAA